Proteins co-encoded in one Strix uralensis isolate ZFMK-TIS-50842 chromosome 2, bStrUra1, whole genome shotgun sequence genomic window:
- the MRPL51 gene encoding large ribosomal subunit protein mL51 yields the protein MTALVRAAGRALLGWAAPPLRAERSVSGGGGARWGPVRPGLPVPLSSPLAGLTRPFRIKEPPKPKQVDRWTEKRALFGVYDNVGILGGFQIHPKNLIVGPKWLRGWRGNELQRCIRKKQVVGNRMFLEDYHKLSKRIRFLYRRFNRTGKHR from the exons ATGACGGCGCTGGTGCGGGCGGCGGGGAGAGCCCTGCTGGGCTGGGCCGCGCCCCCGCTCCGGGCGGAGCGGAGCGTTagcggtggcggcggggcgcgctGGGGGCCCGTGCGGCCCGGCCTCCCCGTGCCCCTCTCCTCGCCCCTGGCAGGGCTCACCCGGCCCTTCCGCATCAAGGAGCCCCCGAAGCCCAAGCAGGTGGATCGGTGGACGGAAAAACGGGCCTTGTTTGGGGTTTACGACAACGTGGGGATCCTGG GTGGCTTCCAGATCCACCCAAAGAACCTCATCGTGGGACCCAAGTGGCTGCGAGGCTGGCGGGGGAATGAGCTGCAGAGGTGCATCCGCAAGAAGCAGGTGGTGGGAAATCGGATGTTTCTAGAGGACTACCACAAACTCAGCAAGAGGATCCGGTTCTTGTACAGGCGCTTCAATCGCACTGGGAAGCACCGTTAG